A DNA window from bacterium contains the following coding sequences:
- a CDS encoding DUF2207 domain-containing protein yields the protein MKNHRVFNRVVFLLIILSAVFNGKIYAKYYSIPEVAINCRLESDGTMHISEERTYSFSGSFSYAFRIFPKDSRVEFTDFKVSEGSSPYLLSSGKKPGTYMIIRRNSGTEVRWFYSASNEMRTFVISYTVKNDVKRYNDTAVLYFKFISDTWDRKTDRAMIVIEPPEVVTPEKVKHWMHGPLNAVSEITDTGTILGRCSNLPAYTYLEFRILYPPELFKDIPVINKSVADSITDEEAVWSQKSNERRIMMLKELKEQRKRMKHGLWAVILISVLGLGYWWNSFNKYGRRHKISGIPEVASEIPEGINPALASYLLYSRQISGTALTATLFDCAKKGMLKLEEVEGRNRAFGRKSGKDVEWVLNRKKFNELSSGLKDYETELILFIFDTIGAGSDRVSLKTISKSRSKFMKFFRKWRKLVKKEGEAMGWFDMQSIKAGYKSMAVSGILLVLLFPAAFYCGICSLVLGGSSMTVFILSLFIMHRTREGEEITKKLLAVRKYLMKYHFRENAPDRLYNEIESFIVYGIVFGMTKKHYREMINIVHSESFPTYVPWYVMSSHSNPADIANSFSHVVAVTTTVMSSSTGAGGGASAGGGGGASAGGGGAG from the coding sequence ATGAAAAATCACAGAGTTTTTAACAGAGTAGTTTTTTTATTGATAATTTTATCAGCGGTTTTTAACGGAAAAATTTATGCCAAGTACTATTCAATCCCCGAAGTAGCAATTAACTGCAGATTAGAATCCGACGGCACCATGCATATTTCCGAAGAACGTACATACTCTTTTTCCGGATCATTCTCCTATGCATTCAGAATTTTTCCCAAAGATTCAAGAGTGGAATTTACGGATTTTAAGGTTTCCGAGGGATCTTCTCCTTATCTGCTTTCCAGCGGCAAAAAGCCTGGAACATATATGATTATCAGAAGAAATTCGGGAACAGAAGTCCGCTGGTTTTACAGCGCAAGCAATGAAATGCGTACTTTTGTGATATCATATACTGTTAAGAACGATGTTAAACGTTATAACGATACCGCTGTTTTGTATTTTAAATTTATAAGTGATACATGGGACAGGAAAACAGACAGAGCAATGATTGTTATTGAGCCTCCGGAAGTAGTTACTCCTGAAAAAGTAAAGCACTGGATGCATGGGCCTCTGAATGCTGTTTCAGAGATTACAGATACAGGTACAATACTCGGAAGGTGCTCGAATCTTCCTGCATATACTTATCTTGAATTCAGGATTCTTTATCCTCCCGAATTATTTAAAGATATTCCTGTGATAAATAAATCCGTAGCAGACTCTATTACAGATGAAGAGGCTGTATGGTCTCAAAAGTCAAATGAGCGCCGTATAATGATGTTGAAGGAACTAAAGGAACAGAGAAAACGGATGAAGCATGGACTGTGGGCGGTAATTCTTATTTCTGTTCTGGGTTTAGGTTATTGGTGGAATTCTTTTAATAAATACGGCAGAAGACATAAAATATCCGGAATCCCTGAAGTTGCATCTGAAATACCGGAAGGGATAAATCCTGCACTTGCATCCTATCTGCTGTATTCCCGTCAGATATCCGGTACAGCATTAACTGCTACTCTGTTTGACTGTGCAAAAAAGGGGATGCTTAAATTAGAAGAGGTAGAAGGACGCAACAGGGCTTTCGGAAGGAAATCAGGCAAAGATGTCGAATGGGTGCTTAACAGGAAGAAATTTAATGAATTAAGTTCCGGATTGAAAGATTATGAAACAGAACTTATTTTATTTATTTTTGATACAATAGGAGCGGGCTCAGACAGGGTAAGCCTTAAAACAATCAGCAAGTCTCGTTCAAAATTTATGAAGTTTTTCCGTAAGTGGAGAAAACTTGTAAAAAAGGAGGGCGAAGCAATGGGCTGGTTTGACATGCAGAGTATAAAAGCAGGATATAAATCAATGGCAGTAAGCGGTATCCTGTTAGTCCTGCTATTTCCCGCTGCTTTTTACTGCGGGATATGCTCTCTTGTACTTGGCGGCTCATCAATGACAGTATTTATTCTGTCTCTCTTTATTATGCACAGAACAAGAGAAGGTGAAGAGATAACAAAAAAATTGCTCGCAGTCAGAAAATATCTGATGAAATATCATTTCAGAGAGAATGCTCCTGACAGGCTCTACAATGAGATTGAGTCGTTTATTGTTTACGGTATTGTTTTCGGAATGACGAAAAAGCACTACAGAGAAATGATAAATATAGTGCATAGTGAATCATTCCCGACGTATGTTCCATGGTATGTTATGAGCTCGCATTCGAATCCGGCAGATATTGCAAACTCATTTTCCCATGTTGTTGCAGTAACAACAACTGTTATGAGCAGTTCCACAGGTGCAGGCGGCGGAGCATCTGCAGGCGGCGGAGGAGGTGCGAGTGCAGGAGGCGGAGGCGCCGGCTGA
- the pgi gene encoding glucose-6-phosphate isomerase: protein MLENQNPSKTAAWKKLQKHFLNMSSIRMKDLFKNDPDRFDKFHISFEDMVLDYSKNLINKQTISLFIQLFEECGLKESIEKMFTGDFINRTENRAVLHTALRNRSNKPVSVNGKNIMDDINSVLDKMKIFSDAVISGEKKGYTGLSFKDVINIGIGGSDLGPAMVANALTPFHTRLNVHFVSNVDPSHIVDILNMAEPATTLFLIASKTFTTLETMSNAQYARRWIIDSLGDDAVSSHFAAISTNTEKVVEFGIDKENIFHFWDWVGGRYSLWSAIGLSITLAVGFDNFTALLEGAHAMDNHFRNSPFDRNIPAILALLGIWYNNFFSAETHAILPYSQHLEFFPAFLQQADMESNGKSIDRNGNPVSYQTGPIIWGEPGTNGQHAFFQLLHQGTKMVPCDFIAPAKSLYNEPGLHIKLIANFFAQTEALMKGKSKEKVISELKENGLSQKEIDFLLPFKIFQGNRPSNTILFRQLTPRTLGSLIAMYEHKIFVQGIIFNIFSFDQWGVELGKQLAKTILNDIEGSVISNSHDSSTYNLIKMWKTMQ, encoded by the coding sequence ATGCTTGAAAATCAAAATCCTTCAAAAACAGCTGCCTGGAAAAAACTGCAGAAACATTTTCTGAATATGAGCAGTATCCGCATGAAAGATCTTTTTAAAAACGATCCTGACAGATTCGACAAATTTCACATCTCATTTGAAGACATGGTACTTGATTACTCAAAGAACCTAATTAATAAACAGACCATCAGCCTTTTTATTCAACTGTTTGAGGAATGCGGCCTTAAAGAGAGTATTGAAAAGATGTTTACCGGTGATTTCATAAACCGAACAGAAAACCGCGCAGTGCTTCATACTGCTCTCAGAAACAGATCAAACAAACCTGTCTCTGTAAATGGTAAAAATATTATGGATGATATTAACAGCGTACTTGATAAAATGAAAATATTCAGCGATGCAGTAATATCAGGAGAAAAAAAGGGCTATACCGGCCTTTCATTCAAAGACGTTATAAATATCGGAATAGGCGGGTCAGACCTCGGCCCTGCAATGGTTGCAAACGCGCTCACTCCTTTTCACACCCGCCTCAATGTCCATTTTGTATCCAATGTAGACCCGTCTCATATTGTTGATATATTAAACATGGCCGAACCTGCAACAACCCTCTTTTTAATTGCGTCAAAAACATTTACAACACTGGAAACAATGTCTAATGCCCAATATGCACGGAGATGGATCATAGATTCTCTCGGGGATGATGCCGTATCAAGCCACTTTGCCGCAATCTCAACAAACACTGAAAAAGTAGTTGAATTCGGTATAGATAAGGAAAATATCTTTCATTTCTGGGATTGGGTGGGCGGACGCTACTCTCTCTGGTCTGCAATAGGGCTTTCAATTACCCTTGCAGTGGGATTCGATAATTTTACTGCCCTTCTTGAAGGAGCCCATGCAATGGACAATCATTTTAGAAATTCTCCTTTTGACCGGAATATACCTGCAATACTTGCACTTCTCGGTATATGGTACAACAACTTTTTCAGTGCTGAGACTCATGCTATTCTTCCATACAGCCAGCATCTTGAGTTTTTTCCTGCATTTCTTCAGCAGGCAGATATGGAGAGCAACGGCAAATCAATTGACAGAAACGGAAATCCTGTTTCATACCAGACAGGGCCGATAATCTGGGGAGAGCCGGGCACTAACGGACAGCATGCATTTTTTCAGCTTCTTCATCAGGGGACAAAAATGGTTCCCTGTGATTTTATTGCTCCTGCCAAAAGCCTTTATAATGAACCTGGCCTTCACATAAAATTAATTGCCAATTTTTTCGCCCAGACAGAAGCTCTTATGAAAGGCAAATCAAAAGAAAAAGTAATATCGGAACTTAAGGAAAATGGCCTTTCACAAAAAGAAATTGATTTCCTTCTGCCTTTTAAAATTTTTCAGGGAAACAGGCCTTCAAACACAATTCTTTTCAGACAGCTCACTCCCCGTACTTTGGGTTCCCTTATTGCAATGTACGAACATAAAATTTTCGTTCAGGGAATAATTTTTAATATTTTCAGCTTTGATCAGTGGGGAGTTGAGCTTGGAAAACAGCTTGCCAAAACAATTCTAAATGATATTGAGGGAAGTGTAATATCAAATAGCCACGATTCTTCAACTTATAATCTGATTAAGATGTGGAAAACTATGCAGTAA
- a CDS encoding HD domain-containing protein, with amino-acid sequence MITEKDFERVLQWFDSYTSSFILEDPVDQSNIKLKIDHSYRVSNEIKDIGISIGLKREELLLCGILGLIHDAGRFEQYYKYKTFVDSKSENHAFLGKKVLEESGVLRDFSDEDRELLLFAVYHHNFKILPDSASQRNIFFTRLLRDADKLDIFRVVTEYYENHEGGANSGIELDLPVSDEISPSVLEDIINLRIVEISNLRTSTDFKILQLGWIFDINFPYTFLSIKERRYIERICATLSDSETKKHVCQIISNFIKERSGSL; translated from the coding sequence ATGATTACAGAAAAAGATTTTGAGAGAGTTCTGCAATGGTTTGATTCGTACACATCATCTTTTATTCTCGAAGACCCGGTAGATCAGAGCAATATTAAACTGAAAATAGACCACAGTTACAGAGTCTCAAATGAAATAAAAGATATCGGAATCTCCATTGGCCTGAAAAGAGAGGAACTGCTCCTTTGCGGGATACTGGGCCTGATTCATGACGCGGGAAGATTTGAACAATATTATAAATATAAAACATTTGTTGATTCCAAATCAGAAAACCATGCTTTTCTGGGGAAAAAAGTTCTTGAAGAGAGTGGTGTGTTGCGGGATTTTTCAGATGAAGACAGAGAACTTCTATTGTTTGCTGTTTATCACCACAATTTTAAAATACTTCCGGATTCTGCATCCCAAAGAAATATTTTTTTTACAAGGCTTTTAAGAGATGCTGACAAGCTGGATATCTTTCGTGTTGTTACGGAGTATTACGAAAATCACGAAGGAGGAGCAAATTCCGGTATTGAACTGGACCTGCCTGTGAGTGATGAAATTTCCCCTTCAGTACTGGAAGATATTATTAACCTGCGCATTGTTGAAATATCAAACTTGAGAACCAGTACGGATTTTAAAATTTTACAGCTTGGATGGATCTTTGATATTAATTTCCCGTATACTTTTTTGTCAATAAAAGAAAGAAGATACATAGAACGCATCTGTGCAACCCTGTCTGACTCAGAAACAAAAAAGCATGTATGTCAGATTATTTCTAATTTTATTAAGGAGAGGAGCGGTTCTCTATAA